A window of Nitrososphaerales archaeon genomic DNA:
AGCGCGATATGCTGTACGCTGTCGGAATGGCGAAGAGCAGGGTTATGATGACGACGCTGGCTGTCACCACAATGCTCGTCGTGATGTACCCTGACATCTCGTTCAGCGCGGCGGCCCAGCTTGAGAGGTCGATTGCGGACGGGAAGAAGATTGCACCTCCGCCCATGGGGAAGATCTCGTCGAACGTCTTGACGCTGGTAATCAGGAGCCAGTACACAGGGAAGAGAGCCAGAATCGCCATGAGGGAAAGGGCAGCGTAGGTCAGAGGCCTCCAGAGTCTTGTCGCCCACTTCCTGTCCCGCGGCGCGAAGACCACAGCCGCCCCCCTCGCTTTCCGCCTATGCACGCGGATGCGTGCCAGTCTCCTGTTCACCGCTGTGCCGAGCCTAGCCATCAGGCCGGGCTTCTCTTCTCCTGACCCTGGCTTCGCGAGACCCAGCCTTTCGTCGATTCTCATCACGCGGAGAAGGACGAAAGTCGGCACCAGCGCAATGAGCATGACCAGTGCGCTGAGCGCAGAGCCGTAGTCCTGGAAACTGGAGTAGAACGCGAGGTTGTACAGGTAGTAGGGGAGCGTCTGAACGTACGCGAACGGCCCGTTGATGGCAAACATGTACACTAGGTCGAAGCTCCTGAAGCTCGTCATCAAGGCGAGCAAGGCGGCGACCACGAGGGTCGGCTTTATCGTCGGGAGCACAACCCTGCGGACAAGCGAGAGACCTCCTAGGCCGTCGATCGACGCTGCCTCGTAGATCTGCTTCGGGATCCCTCTGAGCCCAGCGTAGATCACGATGAAGACAATCGGAGTCTCCTCCCATGAAGAGGCGAGTATCGCGCTGACCATTATCGTGCTCTGCTGCCCGACCCAGAACGGGCCCTGAATCCCGAAGAGCGATAGGAAGTAGTTCAGCGGACCGAACTGCGGGTCGAAGATCAGAAGCCAGATGACCCCCACAGCGACCGGGGAAATCAGCACAGGGATAGTGAATGCGAGTGTGAAGAAGCCGGCTCCCTTCTTCACTCTGTCAACCATCAGGGCGAGCCCTAGCCCTACTGTGAACTCTATCACCACAGCCCCGACAGTGAACACGCCCGTGTTGACGAGCGTCATGTCCATCTGCGGAAGGGAGAAGAGTGTGAACACCGCTCCAGACGATACGCCGATGTAGATGTTCGCGAGAATCGGGTAGACCGTGAACATCAGCAGGTACGCGACGACAGGGAGCACGAGGAGCCATTTCGTGTAACCACCCATGGCCTTCGAAGCTCGCAAGTTCAGCCCTTCTCTAGCTTGGACAGTCTAAAAAAAGGCGGGACCGCGCGTTCCTAACCATGCTTCACTATCGGTATCCACTGGTTAGCTGCTATTTGAAGCGCGGTCGAAATCTGCTGGGGTGTTGCCGCGTTTGGCGGGAGGACTGATGCGAGAGCGTTGTCGATGATCGGTATGAGAGCCCACGTCGAACTGATTATGTGGGGCTCTGCGCCTCCTGCTTGGACCATCGAGAGGGCAGACTGGAAGAACTTGGCTAGGTTCGGATGTTCACTGATCAGGTACTTGTAGCCTGAGAATGTCCCTGGCAGTGCGTGCTGGAGGTCGTACATCTTGACCTGCTCGGCCGGGGTCAGTGCGAATTGGAGGAACTTGAAGGCGAGCGTCGGGTTCTGCGAGTAGGCGTTGACCGCTGCGCCCGATCCTCCCTCCTGCGTGTGACCTCCCGGCAGAGCAGTGAAGGCGACGTCTCCGTTGAGCGTCTTGTTGACGGACGAGAACTGCGCCAGCCACGCGATGGCCATGGTGAAGTTCTTGCCCTGGAAGCCCTTCGTGTAGTACGAGACAAAGTTGTTGTAGTTGAATCCGCCATAGCTATTGACGAGCGAAGGCTGTGCGTTGAGCATCCTGGCCAGCGTCTCAGTTGCCTGGACGCCTGCCGTGCTGTTGAACGACGGAAGGAGTTTGTTCGTGAAGAGTATCCCGTACCCCGGCTTGGCTGGCCCCATGCTTGATTGCTGGTAGTAGTACGAGTAGACGTCGAGGTACGTGTTCCACAGCTCGTGCGCTGTGGCTGTCTCTACGAAAGCGCCGTAGGTGCCAGTGTTGTTGTACAGGTAGCCTTCATCGAAGATGAAGTTCTCCCAGGTGTTCAGCGGCTTCAGGCTGCTCTGGTACTGGTTCCAGATGCTCGGCCTGTAGTAGATGAACATCGTGTCGCTCATCATCGCGAGGGCCTTCGCTCGGACAGTCCCGTTCCCGAGGGCCACGTCGCCATTCGAGGACTGCATCGCTGGGATTATGTCCGACTTGTTGAGGTTGTACTGGGATATGTAGGGGTTGAGGTTCAGCGCGAACTGAGCAAGAGTGCCGATCATGCTTGGTGTCCCTGTGACTATGTCGACCGACGAGTCGTGGGCCTGGAGGAGCGTCTGCTCTTGGGCGAGGATGCCGCTAAATGGCGCCGTCAGGACCCTGACAGTCACACCGGGGTTCTGGGCCTCGAAGTCCTTCCCCACTGCCGTGTAGAAGGAATCGCTGAAGCCAGAGATTGACATGATGGTTAGCGTGTTGCCTGCCGAGGCAGTCGTGGTAGTTGAGGTGGTCGTAGGCGAAGTCGAAGTGCTGGAGGTCGGGCCTGGAACCGAAGAATAGAAGTAGACTGCGACTCCAGCGAGGACGAGAATTACGATGACAACACCCGCAACAGCTGCTGTGCTTACGCCGTTGCGGAGCTTCATTCTTTTTCGAATATCGGAAGCTTCTATGCTTTTTTAAGTGTATCTGGCCCGGTTCAACACGTCGACAGACTTCCCATACGATTAAAGGGGCGGGACAGGGCGGCTCTGCTGGACCCATGGCGGAGCTCAAGGTAGAGAACGTCACAAAACAGTTCGGCCATCACAAGGCTGTGGACGCCGTGGACTTCGAAGTGGGCGACGGAGAATTCGTCGTGCTGCTCGGCCCGTCCGGCTCCGGGAAAACGACCATACTGCGCATGATAGCCGGCCTTGAGACTCCCGACAGCGGGAGCATCTACATCGACGGCGAGGTCGTGAACGGCCTGTCTCCACGCGAGCGAGACATAGCGATGGTCTTTCAGAACTACGCGCTTTATCCTCACATGAAGATCTACGATAACATTGCTCTTCCGCTGAGGGTGAGGAAGCTGGACGATGTAGAGATTGGCAAGAGGGTCAGGGCCACGGCAGAGCTGCTGCAGATTTCTGGTCTCCTCGAGAAGAAACCGTCGCAGATAAGCGGGGGAGAGCAGCAGAGGGTGGCAGTCGCGAGGGCAGTCGTGAGGAACCCAAAGGTCTTCCTCTTCGACGAGCCGCTCTCCAACCTGGACGCGAAGCTGCGCGTCCTAGCGAGGGGGTTCCTCAAGAGACTCCAGAAGGAGCTGAAGGTGACGACCGTGTACGTGACCCACGACCAGGCGGAGGCCATGACCATGGCGGACAGGATTGCAGTCGTGGACAACGGCAGGTTGATTCAGATGGCCCACCCCATGGAGATCTACCAACAGCCCAGCGACCTGTTCGTCGCAGGCTTCATCGGCTCGCCACCCATGAACCTAATCGACGGCGAAATTACGAGGGCCGGCACGGCTGCATGCTTCGTGTCGGGGCCGATAAGGCAGAAGGTAGAGTTCGCTGCCCAGGGTGCAGAGGTGGTCGTCCTGGGTGTCAGGCCCGAGGACGTCACCGTGAGCGACGGGCCGAGGCCCGGCACGTTCAAGGTCAGAGTCTATGTGGCGGAGCCGATGGGAAGCGTCCAGTACGTCACCGTTGACGCGGACGGAATCAGGTTGCTGGCCCAGGTCGAGCCGTCTTACGATGCGACGATAAACAAGGAAGTGTACTGCGGCTTCAGGGAAGGGAACACCTACTTTTTCGACAGGCAGACTGGGAGAAGGTTAGCCTAGTCTAACTGCGCTCTGAGCAGGCTGCAGCGCTTTTCTGGCGGGTGGGACGTTTGAAGTTGATACAGGACAAGACGGGTCATGCTCCCATGGATGCACCAGTGCGGCGCGGAGGTCTAGAGCACCGCTGCTACTATTCGCCTGCCAGCCTCGTCAGGCCCGAGACGGGACGTGTCTATCCTGACGGCTCTGCCTGGAACCTCCTGTGTATGCTCCTCAGCTTGTCTGGCGGAATGGCTGCCCGCCTGGACGAGTTCCTCCTGAGGGCAGCCTCGAGGCCGCAAGCGATGTAGACCACATCGATTCCTGTGACATACTTCCGCAGCGCAGTTTTGGCCCTCGTCCTGTACTCCTCTCGCATGAATGTCCCGTCCAGGAGGACCGTGTAGCCATTACGAAGCGCCTCCCTAGCCACCGCGATGCACCCCTCATAGACGAACCTCGACTCCTCGCCCCCGAAGTCCGGGTGAGCGATCATCTCCCTCACAGCGTCTGTCTGAACGTGAATTGCTTTCGGGAGCGTCCCTGCAACTATCTTGGCCACAGTGGTCTTGCCGCTCCCTGGGATGCCGCAGAAGATCAGCAGTCTTCCTCGCAAGCGCTCCCAGGGAGGTGCGACGCGTAATTAAGACCAGCAGCATGACGAGTCCAAAACCCTATAAATCGATGGAATAACCCGAAGTCAAGTGAAGGGT
This region includes:
- a CDS encoding ABC transporter permease subunit, coding for MRASKAMGGYTKWLLVLPVVAYLLMFTVYPILANIYIGVSSGAVFTLFSLPQMDMTLVNTGVFTVGAVVIEFTVGLGLALMVDRVKKGAGFFTLAFTIPVLISPVAVGVIWLLIFDPQFGPLNYFLSLFGIQGPFWVGQQSTIMVSAILASSWEETPIVFIVIYAGLRGIPKQIYEAASIDGLGGLSLVRRVVLPTIKPTLVVAALLALMTSFRSFDLVYMFAINGPFAYVQTLPYYLYNLAFYSSFQDYGSALSALVMLIALVPTFVLLRVMRIDERLGLAKPGSGEEKPGLMARLGTAVNRRLARIRVHRRKARGAAVVFAPRDRKWATRLWRPLTYAALSLMAILALFPVYWLLITSVKTFDEIFPMGGGAIFFPSAIDLSSWAAALNEMSGYITTSIVVTASVVIITLLFAIPTAYSISRFKTGGTWIVAWNIIVNSLPSVVFVIPLFLLVRTAHIYNTWFALISTYLIFTIPIAVWLLIGFVEDIPKQIDDAARIDGLGTLGILTRMIFPLMKPGIVAVVILAIINCWHEFLLTLTLGLTVFSGQVPVGARGVTVYISNFLSATGINWATVSAGAVLVSLPLIVMVILLQKYYVSGLTLGSVKG
- a CDS encoding extracellular solute-binding protein, encoding MKLRNGVSTAAVAGVVIVILVLAGVAVYFYSSVPGPTSSTSTSPTTTSTTTTASAGNTLTIMSISGFSDSFYTAVGKDFEAQNPGVTVRVLTAPFSGILAQEQTLLQAHDSSVDIVTGTPSMIGTLAQFALNLNPYISQYNLNKSDIIPAMQSSNGDVALGNGTVRAKALAMMSDTMFIYYRPSIWNQYQSSLKPLNTWENFIFDEGYLYNNTGTYGAFVETATAHELWNTYLDVYSYYYQQSSMGPAKPGYGILFTNKLLPSFNSTAGVQATETLARMLNAQPSLVNSYGGFNYNNFVSYYTKGFQGKNFTMAIAWLAQFSSVNKTLNGDVAFTALPGGHTQEGGSGAAVNAYSQNPTLAFKFLQFALTPAEQVKMYDLQHALPGTFSGYKYLISEHPNLAKFFQSALSMVQAGGAEPHIISSTWALIPIIDNALASVLPPNAATPQQISTALQIAANQWIPIVKHG
- a CDS encoding ABC transporter ATP-binding protein — encoded protein: MAELKVENVTKQFGHHKAVDAVDFEVGDGEFVVLLGPSGSGKTTILRMIAGLETPDSGSIYIDGEVVNGLSPRERDIAMVFQNYALYPHMKIYDNIALPLRVRKLDDVEIGKRVRATAELLQISGLLEKKPSQISGGEQQRVAVARAVVRNPKVFLFDEPLSNLDAKLRVLARGFLKRLQKELKVTTVYVTHDQAEAMTMADRIAVVDNGRLIQMAHPMEIYQQPSDLFVAGFIGSPPMNLIDGEITRAGTAACFVSGPIRQKVEFAAQGAEVVVLGVRPEDVTVSDGPRPGTFKVRVYVAEPMGSVQYVTVDADGIRLLAQVEPSYDATINKEVYCGFREGNTYFFDRQTGRRLA
- a CDS encoding AAA family ATPase, yielding MRGRLLIFCGIPGSGKTTVAKIVAGTLPKAIHVQTDAVREMIAHPDFGGEESRFVYEGCIAVAREALRNGYTVLLDGTFMREEYRTRAKTALRKYVTGIDVVYIACGLEAALRRNSSRRAAIPPDKLRSIHRRFQAEPSG